Within Scyliorhinus canicula chromosome 14, sScyCan1.1, whole genome shotgun sequence, the genomic segment ACCTTATTTAGAGACCAACTGATATAGAACATTTCTGATTAAATATTGACCAGCTGGTGATTTGTATTTGTTAATTCTAACATTCGAGAACGGTGTGCAAACTCCGTGCTCAATGTTTTAATTGCGCAAATCTAAAATGCTACTGCTGAGCATTGTGGAGACATCTACTGGGGATGTTAATGCAATCTGTACCGTCAATAGTCCAGATCTAGCCGACAGCTTTTTTTAAAACTAGAATTGCTTCATCAACACATCATCACATTAACCAATCCCCCGGCAACACAAATATTTGTGTTGCTGACTCATGTTGGAAATCCTGTTTGATTAAAAAAAAGCAACTCCATGTCAACAAATGGTTAAAATGATGACAGTAAACCCAATTAAAATGCTGCTTCCTGACAAGTGCCTTTCCTGTACTATTTTTTTCTCCCCTCCATTTGGCTTTATTTAACTTGCCGCCAATGTAAAACAAATTGCTATGGTCTTTAAATTCAACTGCCTCTTACAGTTTCTATTTTTGTTAAACTATATACTGTATAAAAAAAATATGCCACACAAATAGCCATTTTGAACACCTGGTGGTGTAATATAACTACCCCTTtcagttatttttttctttacaAGGGTACATACATTACATACAGATTTGTACAATCCATCATATAGCCCTGCGTGGCCCCAGTGCACTCACTGACATGTGCAATTCTGAGATGAATATTAAAGACCCTTGGGTCTCTTTCTAATTTAAAAGTGCAGAATGCATACAAAGACATCCACTTTAAGAATAAGAGCTTCAGACTAAAATTAGGGGTGTGCTAGCCTCTTGGATGTTTGCCGAAAGGCCATTTTGACTCTAATTGTAAAGGCTGCTGAAGCTAGAATCAAACCCACACTGTTCATTGTACATCACCTCTGACACACAGTGATCCACTGCAACAGGTATTTTCAAGTCCCGTGGCAGAGCTGCAATGCATTGATGCATTTTTGTACAACATGCGGCATTTCTGATGTCATCTAGGAATAAGCAAAATATTTTGGTTGGAGAAGAAACTCCCAGGTggcttttttttgtgtgtgtgtgtgtgtgactagaAGCAATCCTCTGGGCCATATTTTGAAACTTAAAATACCTTGACTTGCGGTACACGTGAAGACACAGCAATCTGACTATCACACTGCAAATGGAATGCTAAATTTAGTTAAAAACAGTACTGTTTCCAGATATGGGAAAGCTAAGAAAGACGGGAATGTCCCTTGAAGAGCAGTGAAACCCAAAACGTTTACTTATGCCTGTTGTCAGAATATCTGCAGCCAATCTTCGGTTGGGCTCCTTTGATGACAGCCAATGCGAATACTTCAGTCGACCCACAGGTTGTGGTGCACACCCCTTAGCTCCAATATCCCGTTCGAGGTGAGGGTCTGGTGCCAACGCACTTTCACCTCAAACATTTGtgttcaacaaaacaaaaaaaacccaaaccTCAGGTAACTAGAAATAAATATTTGTATATAAACAATTCTGTGGCTTAGAACTGACTGCACGTTGTCTGTTTTTCCAGAACTTCGAGGTAGTCCGGCTCAATATGAAGCTTTGCTTTTAGTTCGAGATAATCATTCCTTATTTGTTCAGCATATACGTTACTGGGTGCCCCGTACAGCACCGTCTCCCTCATTCTTTCTGGGTGCAAATACTGACGCCTAACTTCATAGTTTGGTGAGTAATTATAGTTTGGTGGGCTACCAAATTTATAGTCAACACTGTTCCCAGTGGGGGACTGTTTCACCGGTTCTAGAATCCCACGGTAGAAATGATCTACATCTTGCACCTGGGAGATCTCCTCCTGGGGTTCTATGGTGCTAATGCTGTAAGTGGGGCTTCTCAACTGGTTCTCTCGCTCCTCCTCCACTTGGTTCCTGTAGGCCACTTTCAGCTCGTGCAGGTCCCTGTAATCGTCCACCGAGTTGCCCTCCCTCGACCTGTAGATGGGGTTCTTGCACATGTGTCCCAGGGGATGGGGGATGTACTCGTACACGTGGCTGGCCGGGCTCTTGGCTTTGGGGGCCGACCTGTGGCTGTAGACGCTGTACTGCAGGTTgaaggagctcacgtccgagttGTTGGTGCTGGCATGGTCGCTCTGCACCTTCTTGCGCCGCTTCATCACCAGCACGAAGAGGCCGGCGGCCACAAAGACCGAGGTGATGAAGACCAGGAGCAGGCTGAGGATGAGGACGGAGAGGGGCACGGAGCCCGTGTCCGCCACCGACTGCAGAGGGGGGGTGGCCGCGGTGGTGGGGCTCTGGGTGAGCTGGACccctggagggggtggagaaggggtgGGCACCAGAGTATCGGAGTAATCAGGGCAGACCAGGTCGGATTTAATGGTTCTCAGGTCTTTGCCTGCGAACTGCTTGGGGGTCTGGCAGATGAGGCCGTTGACCAGGGTGCCGCTGTTGAAGCTCTCCAGCCAGTGTTTGAGCGCCACCGCCTCGCAGCCACAGTCCCAGGGGTTCTCATACAGCTCGATCTGGATGAGGGAGTGCAGTTGCTCCAGGATTCCCGCCATGGGCAGCGAGGTGAAACGGTTGCTCCGCAGGCTGAGGCGGGTCAGGTTCAAGGCGGCGAAGATGTGGCTGGGGAGAGCCCGGAGCAGGTTGTTGTTGAGGAAGAGGAGCTGGAGGCTGGGCAGAGGCTGCAGGGTGCCGGCCACGATCTCTTTGATGGCGTTGTACTCCAGGTAGAGGAACTGCAGGCTCCGCAGCCCCTGGAACATCTCCGAGGTCAGCCTCTCCAGGCAGTTGCCGTTGAGGTACAGCCGGCGCAGGTGGGTGAGGTTCATGAAGGCTCGGTCCTGCACCACCGTGATCCGGTTGTGACCCAGATGCAGCAAGTCCAGCCCCGGCGTGTCGTAGAAATCCGAGCGGCGCACGGTGACGATGGCATTGCCGGTCAGGTACATCTTTTTGGGGTTGTAGGGTTTGGGCTCCAGCTCGCTGACCCTCTGGATGCGCCGCTCCTGGCAGTTCACGTTGAGGCCAATGTCCGAGATCTGCATGTTGCACGTGCACTGCCGGGGACACACCAAAGGCACGGGCGGCTTGGTCTGGTAGGCGAAGATGGGCCCGTAGTTGTAGCCTTCCTTGGGGGCCTTGGCGGTGGGGCGGACGCGTGGCGCTTTGGGCAGGCGGGTGCCCTTGGGCGCCCTGGGGGGCAGCCTGGGCGCAGGCgagggggtgaggaaggggcCAGGCGGGGCCGGGCTGCTGGAGAAGTAGCCGTGGGtggcgagaggggggaggggcttccAGTCGGAGTCCAGGCTGCTCCGCCGGGGGCACAGCTCCTGCTTGGCCACCTCGTCCAGGTCGCGGCCGTGCAGGCGGAAGGGGGTCTCGCACACCACCTCGCCCACCAGCGCCGTGTAGGCGATGCTCTCCAGCCAGGCCTTGAGGGCGATCAGCTCGCAGGTGCAGTTCCAGGGGTTGTCCTCCAGCTGCAGCCCCACCACCCGGTCCATGTGCTCCAGGAGGCCGGCGTAGGGCAGCATCTTGAGGCGGTTGCCCCGCAGGtcgaggtgggtgagggggacgTGCTTGAAGAGGTTGGGGGGCAGGCTGCTCAGGAGGTTGTCGTTGAGGATGAGGACCTGCAGCGAGTGCAGCTTGCCCAGGGAGGCGGGCCCCATCCAGCTGATGTAGTTGTAGTCGAGCTGCAGGTACTCCAGGCTCTCCAGCCCGGACAGGCTGTCATCCCTCAGCCCCTCCAGCTTGTTGTTGTTGAGGTGCAGCCTCcgggtggcccgcagcccgttgaAAGCCCCCGCCTCGATCTCCTCGATCTGGTTGCTGCCCAGGTGCAGGATGGAGACGCCGGTGAAGTTGAGGAACTGGTTGGGGTACAGGCGGCTCAGCAGGTTGCCGCTCAGGAAGAGGTGGTAGACGGGGAACCGCGGAGGGCTGAGCTGCAGCAGCGAGACGATGTGGCTGTTCTCACAGCCCACCACCAGCACCTCGTCCTTCTCCTCGCACGAGCACAGCTTCTCGCAGATGTCTCCGTAGCTCTCGATGGTCTCAGCCCAGGACAGGAGGAAGGATGCAAAAGCGATGGCTTGCGTCAGCCACACATACATTTTCATGGCCCGAGTGCGGATCAGCGCTTCAACTCCTCTCTGCCGCCTCGCAGCTGATCACCTTGAGGAAAGAGAGAGTGTCAATACTTTCCATTGCAAGCCACCGAGTAACGTCACcaaaaataaccccccccccccctcctctacacatgcacccccccccccctctctctctccctctaccctGCCAGCACCACTttacaaagtgggggggggggctctctcctGACGACCCCCGTCTCTAACCCAACCAACACCACGTTAAAAAGGTCCCCTCCAGACGACCCCCCCCCTTTACCCTGCCAGTACCACTTTAcaaagtgtgtggggggggggggggggcgggagttcTCTCCTGGCGACCCCCCCTCTCTAACCCAACCAACACCACGTTAAAAAGGCTCCCTCCAGAcaacaccccctctccaccctgccGACACCACTTTACAAAGTGTGGGGGGCTCCCTCCAGACGACCGCCCCCCCTCTCTAACCCACCAACTTCACGTTAAAAGGGCTTCCTGcagacgacccccccccctctcgaacCTAAGAACACGTTACATGGGTGGGGGCTCTCTCcagaccccccctctctctactCTACCAACACCACGTTATAGGGGTGGGGGGCTCTCTTCAGGCGACCCCCCCTATCTAACCTACCAACACCACGTTATAGGGGTGGGGGCTCTCTTCAGGCGACCCCCCTATCTAACCTACCAACACCACGTTATAGGGGTGGGGGGCTCTCTTCAAGCGACCCCCCCTATCTAACCTACCAAGATGTACGTTAaaaggatggagggggggggggggggctcttttctgacaatccccctctctctctattttgcCAACACCACGTTCAAGGggtagggggggtctcccccccccccccccccaccccacgacaAACCTTGTTGCTGAAATGCCCATTCGATCCCCCAGCTGATGGCTGCAATGACGTCCGTCGGGGTCAGCAAAAGTTAAAatgacatcccccccaccccattcccacccccatatAATTCCCGGGATGGGCTAGAAAGCAGGATCTGCAATTGGAAGTCCCGTCATTTCCCagtcactgtgcagagagacataCCGGCTGGCTGAGGAATGAGTGGAAGCTC encodes:
- the LOC119977404 gene encoding SLIT and NTRK-like protein 5 — its product is MKMYVWLTQAIAFASFLLSWAETIESYGDICEKLCSCEEKDEVLVVGCENSHIVSLLQLSPPRFPVYHLFLSGNLLSRLYPNQFLNFTGVSILHLGSNQIEEIEAGAFNGLRATRRLHLNNNKLEGLRDDSLSGLESLEYLQLDYNYISWMGPASLGKLHSLQVLILNDNLLSSLPPNLFKHVPLTHLDLRGNRLKMLPYAGLLEHMDRVVGLQLEDNPWNCTCELIALKAWLESIAYTALVGEVVCETPFRLHGRDLDEVAKQELCPRRSSLDSDWKPLPPLATHGYFSSSPAPPGPFLTPSPAPRLPPRAPKGTRLPKAPRVRPTAKAPKEGYNYGPIFAYQTKPPVPLVCPRQCTCNMQISDIGLNVNCQERRIQRVSELEPKPYNPKKMYLTGNAIVTVRRSDFYDTPGLDLLHLGHNRITVVQDRAFMNLTHLRRLYLNGNCLERLTSEMFQGLRSLQFLYLEYNAIKEIVAGTLQPLPSLQLLFLNNNLLRALPSHIFAALNLTRLSLRSNRFTSLPMAGILEQLHSLIQIELYENPWDCGCEAVALKHWLESFNSGTLVNGLICQTPKQFAGKDLRTIKSDLVCPDYSDTLVPTPSPPPPGVQLTQSPTTAATPPLQSVADTGSVPLSVLILSLLLVFITSVFVAAGLFVLVMKRRKKVQSDHASTNNSDVSSFNLQYSVYSHRSAPKAKSPASHVYEYIPHPLGHMCKNPIYRSREGNSVDDYRDLHELKVAYRNQVEEERENQLRSPTYSISTIEPQEEISQVQDVDHFYRGILEPVKQSPTGNSVDYKFGSPPNYNYSPNYEVRRQYLHPERMRETVLYGAPSNVYAEQIRNDYLELKAKLHIEPDYLEVLEKQTTCSQF